From Toxorhynchites rutilus septentrionalis strain SRP chromosome 2, ASM2978413v1, whole genome shotgun sequence, a single genomic window includes:
- the LOC129767050 gene encoding uncharacterized protein LOC129767050 produces MDHNLRDLLKQERFLRKKFDTVRDFLHNFDADQHNCQLDVRLQRLEETFKEFQIVRQKIELLAEEESEQTPPEPKETEKEWAERVTALNLAREEENWKVLSEMEEIFCTLKGEIMSLKQHERRGQLKEWMIFRDNFQNLIHRNNQLMPMDKFTYLRSSLMGEALKAIDSVELSAVNYEVAWTLLQNRYESRKLIVKAYLDALFAVESMKKESYDSLNRLISDFEMNFMILDKVGEPTANWSTLLVHMMCTRLDGTALRHWESHHNSKDVPSYEKLIQFLRNHCSVLQSVADNKPVPMEDKRSKICISHMTTQTFNKCFFCGEAFHSAFRCMKFFKMKTSERAEISRRHALCLNCLSPGHQARVCNKGSCHHCRQKHHSLLHTNSYPVNSSVAQSSRSQTTNQQQLQTHRSNLNQPIHTQTTQTRTNSLPVIHSHISQLPPTTNQSCTW; encoded by the exons ATGGATCATAATTTACGAGATTTGCTGAAGCAGGAACGGTTTTTACGCAAGAAGTTCGACACGGTACGAGATTTCCTACATAACTTCGACGCAGATCAACATAATTGTCAATTGGACGTTCGACTACAGCGGCTCGAGGAAACTTTTAAGGAGTTCCAGATCGTACGTCAAAAGATCGAGTTGCTCGCAGAAGAAGAAAGTGAGCAAACACCACCCGAGCCTAAGGAGACGGAAAAAGAATGGGCAGAACGCGTAACCGCTTTGAACTTAGCCAGAGAAGAAGAAAATTGGAAGGTACTGTCCGAGATGGAAGAAATTTTCTGCACTTTGAAGGGTGAAATTATGTCTCTGAAGCAACATGAGCGTCG TGGGCAACTGAAAGAATGGATGATATTCCGTGACAATTTTCAGAACCTGATTCATCGAAATAACCAGTTGATGCCCATGGACAAGTTTACGTATTTGCGATCCTCACTGATGGGAGAGGCGTTAAAGGCAATTGACTCTGTGGAGTTATCAGCAGTTAATTATGAGGTGGCGTGGACGTTGTTGCAAAACCGTTATGAGAGTCGTAAATTGATTGTAAAAGCTTATCTAGATGCCTTGTTCGCTGTGGAGAGTATGAAGAAAGAAAGTTACGATTCACTGAATCGGCTAATCAGCGATTTCGAGATGAATTTCATGATTTTGGACAAAGTGGGGGAACCAACAGCTAACTGGAGCACATTGTTGGTTCATATGATGTGTACCCGACTAGATGGGACAGCTCTCCGACATTGGGAGTCTCACCATAACTCCAAGGACGTACCTAGCTATGAGAAACTAATCCAGTTTCTTCGAAACCATTGTTCGGTTTTACAATCGGTTGCTGATAACAAGCCAGTACCGATGGAAGATAAGCGATCCAAGATATGTATCAGTCATATGACCACTCAAACttttaataaatgttttttctgTGGAGAAGCGTTTCATTCTGCCTTCcgttgtatgaaattttttaaaatgaagACTTCCGAACGAGCGGAAATATCCCGTCGACACGCGCTGTGTCTCAACTGTCTGTCACCTGGTCATCAAGCTCGTGTCTGTAACAAGGGATCCTGTCACCACTGTCGACAGAAGCACCACTCGCTGTTGCACACAAACTCATACCCGGTCAATTCCTCCGTCGCGCAATCGTCAAGAAGTCAAACCACCAATCAACAGCAGTTACAAACACATCGATCGAACCTCAACCAACCGATACACACTCAGACGACACAAACACGCACAAACTCACTCCCAGTTATACACTCCCACATCAGCCAATTACCTCCCACCACAAACCAGTCATGCACGTGGTGA
- the LOC129767051 gene encoding uncharacterized protein LOC129767051: MTVQFCQKLSFIQKPKYLTVQGIGGSKTVSRKIAVATVASRSDQISTYNSEMKFFVLPELTVSLPTSKINVSHWRFPEDIVLADPTFFEPDRVDIIIGAEHYYYLLEEGRIRLADDSPVLQNSVFGWIVSGSVPVEERIQQSTVAYTCTLADVHNQLTKFWEVETCRSNSIQSVEETVCENLFDQTTTRDKSGRFVVSLPKKEFVIKQLGESRNTAMKRLTGMERRFQSNPGLQSAYREFMSDYERRGHMRQVNEPNDEAPVYYLPHHAVLKPDSTTTKLRVVFDASCKTTTGVSLNDALIVGPVVQDDLLSIVIRFRFHKIAIVADIEKMYRMIQMQCTDQRLHRILWRDSSDAPIRTYELSTVTYGTAAAPYLVTKCLERLAQTGRSTYPHAAEVLEKDFYMDGQLTGTENLEEGKQLIREMQKLMASGGFILRKWNSNCRTLLEDLPADLVNDRATFELDSSNSPVKTLGLLREPRSDKFLFISPKWNSETVFTKRIVLADAARLFDPLGLVGPVVDLANNIGMIRFQTICNRSGWIIDEICEHSHHYQYPDGCNFRKTWSSSRYTDSAMHPIRLMEPLYTFVARLVMVPWK; encoded by the coding sequence ATGACCGTACAATTCTGTCAGAAGTTGAGTTTCATACAGAAGCCGAAGTATCTAACGGTTCAAGGTATTGGAGGATCCAAGACAGTGTCACGAAAAATAGCTGTTGCAACCGTAGCGTCACGATCCGATCAGATTTCGACGTACAATTCTGAGATGAAGTTCTTCGTGCTTCCGGAGCTTACTGTTTCACTGCCAACCTCGAAGATTAATGTCAGCCATTGGAGGTTTCCTGAAGATATTGTGTTAGCTGATCCTACATTTTTTGAACCCGATCGTGTGGATATTATCATTGGAGCTGAACACTACTACTATCTTCTGGAGGAGGGTCGTATAAGACTTGCCGACGACAGTCCAGTATTACAAAACTCTGTCTTCGGCTGGATAGTTTCCGGGTCGGTTCCCGTTGAAGAAAGGATTCAGCAGTCAACCGTAGCCTACACGTGTACACTTGCAGATGTACACAATCAATTGACGAAGTTTTGGGAGGTGGAGACCTGTCGTTCCAATAGCATACAATCAGTAGAAGAAACAGTATGTGAAAACCTTTTTGACCAAACAACTACTCGGGATAAATCCGGTAGATTCGTAGTGAGCTTACCGAAAAAGGAATTCGTCATCAAGCAATTAGGAGAGTCACGTAATACAGCGATGAAACGGTTAACTGGCATGGAGAGACGTTTCCAGTCAAACCCTGGATTGCAATCCGCATACCGAGAATTTATGAGCGACTATGAAAGGCGCGGACATATGCGACAAGTTAACGAACCCAACGATGAAGCTCCTGTCTACTACCTCCCTCACCACGCGGTTTTGAAACCCGATAGCACAACGACCAAGCTTCGTGTTGTGTTTGACGCTTCATGCAAAACGACGACTGGGGTTTCATTGAACGACGCACTGATTGTTGGACCGGTCGTACAAGACGATCTATTGTCTATTGTAATTCGTTTCCGTTTCCATAAAATAGCAATAGTTGCGGACATAGAAAAAATGTATCGTATGATACAGATGCAATGCACTGATCAACGTCTGCACCGCATACTTTGGAGAGATTCCTCCGACGCACCTATTCGTACATATGAATTGTCCACCGTCACGTATGGCACTGCGGCAGCTCCCTATTTAGTCACCAAGTGTCTGGAACGATTAGCACAAACCGGAAGATCTACATATCCCCATGCAGCGGAAGTTTTAGAGAaagatttttacatggatggtCAGTTGACAGGAACCGAAAACCTTGAAGAAGGAAAACAGTTGATTCGCGAAATGCAAAAGCTAATGGCGTCTGGTGGATTTATTCTACGAAAGTGGAACTCGAATTGTCGAACGTTACTTGAGGATCTACCTGCAGACTTGGTAAATGACCGTGCCACGTTTGAGCTGGATTCTTCCAACTCTCCCGTTAAAACCTTAGGTCTATTACGGGAACCTAGGTCAGATAAATTCCTGTTCATATCTCCCAAATGGAACAGCGAAACCGTCTTTACCAAACGTATAGTTCTCGCTGACGCTGCGCGCTTGTTTGACCCGTTAGGACTAGTGGGTCCTGTGGTGGACTTAGCGAATAATATTGGGATGATCCGCTTCCAGACGATATGCAATCGTTCTGGATGGATTATCGACGAAATCTGCGAGCACTCTCATCATTATCAGTACCCCGATGGgtgcaattttcgaaaaacttggAGTTCGTCGAGATACACGGATTCTGCGATGCATCCGATAAGGCTTATGGAGCCTTTATATACCTTCGTTGCACGTCTAGTGATGGTTCCGTGGAAGTAA
- the LOC129767052 gene encoding uncharacterized protein LOC129767052, with the protein MSPIQFQYQRLWFKGPFWLCQEKSLWPSNKPRETIDSSLLEEKSIIALPTVIEQPNEIFSLRSSLFELTRVVALINRFRHNSLTHAEHEHAMIILIRLSQRESFAAEISALRKGHQISTSSSIATLNPILIDDVLRVGGRLMNAAISSDRKHPIILSHRHPLTKLIMVQYHRKLFHAGLQLLVSTIREKYWPTRIRRLTNTVLHECVSCFRTRPKVLDQLMADLPSERVSPAPPFLKVGVDYCGPLPVVYPGRRAVPRKSFIAIFVCLMMKAVHLELAGDLTSEAFLAAFKRFIARRGKPAVVMCDNALNFVGARRELDVLRQLFLNQQFQESAVREAAQDGIDFRFIPPRSPSFGRLWEAAVKSIKTHFKRSIGVRVVQHDEMQTVVVPC; encoded by the coding sequence ATGTCTCCCATCCAATTTCAGTATCAGCGTTTGTGGTTCAAGGGGCCTTTCTGGCTGTGCCAGGAGAAGAGTTTATGGCCATCCAACAAACCAAGAGAAACAATTGATTCCTCACTTCTGGAAGAGAAATCAATCATAGCGTTACCTACGGTAATCGAGCAGCCTAACGAAATATTCTCGTTGCGTTCATCGTTATTTGAACTGACTCGTGTAGTTGCATTAATAAATCGATTCAGACATAATTCACTCACACACGCTGAGCACGAACATGCTATGATTATACTGATTCGGCTCTCCCAGAGAGAATCGTTTGCAGCTGAGATTTCCGCTTTGCGAAAGGGCCATCAAATATCAACCAGTTCATCGATTGCTACGTTGAATCCTATACTTATCGATGATGTTCTCCGTGTTGGCGGCCGGTTGATGAACGCGGCGATTTCCTCAGATAGAAAACATCCCATTATTCTCAGTCATCGACATCCACTCACTAAGTTGATAATGGTACAATACCACCGAAAACTTTTTCACGCAGGGCTGCAGCTATTGGTTTCCACCATACGTGAAAAATACTGGCCTACCCGTATTAGACGACTAACAAACACAGTACTTCACGAGTGCGTATCCTGTTTCCGCACCAGACCGAAGGTTCTGGATCAATTAATGGCGGATCTACCATCTGAACGTGTGTCTCCGGCTCCTCCATTCTTGAAGGTTGGGGTCGACTATTGTGGACCGTTACCTGTTGTTTATCCTGGACGTCGCGCTGTTCCAAGGAAATCCTTCATCGCTATTTTTGTTTGTCTGATGATGAAGGCGGTGCATTTGGAGCTCGCAGGAGATTTGACCAGTGAAGCCTTCCTTGCAGCCTTCAAGCGATTTATAGCCCGTAGAGGAAAACCTGCTGTAGTAATGTGTGATAACGCCCTCAATTTCGTGGGGGCCAGACGAGAGTTGGACGTACTACGTCAGCTCTTTTTGAATCAACAGTTCCAGGAATCAGCGGTTCGTGAAGCAGCTCAAGATGGCATAGACTTCCGGTTTATTCCTCCTCGATCACCTAGCTTCGGAAGACTTTGGGAAGCAGCGGTGAAGTCTATCAAAACGCATTTTAAAAGATCCATCGGTGTTCGAGTTGTACAGCATGATGAAATGCAGACAGTTGTGGTTCCGTGCTAA